In the genome of Cryptococcus deuterogattii R265 chromosome 6, complete sequence, one region contains:
- a CDS encoding DNA repair protein RAD16: MPALRTTRKSIQSQPEMAVSDSIDDMEVDGAAPVKARRQSVVEVSIATRRTRSSTSKTVSVTPNGVDPDETEDEDWANGDVKMENGDSDLELIEDQKPQIDGISGEGKGKGKEHAQPFNIGKYSRVAKASVANLKDDTRTSSRSSRAPRRSKSQASVKVEELDGDSTESEYVDDGGEYAMDSEDEARQLKRAIQASTSKAAIANGKRTNRAALNAAVTRVAGQRSGQSSTATGTTNATPLSDDDPVPSDSEFEEAEEEVSDLSDLSTSDSEVEVPLSRGKGSVRGGRRGAQGGKAAKAPSTKGKTAAKRKTKKFQGKGRKLGGSHSEEEKFGEAEALDGEDESLSELSDPNMSWLEKRQMQKRKEKRHAAREAAPRKKKERELAKKLGRKLTNGEKNLIALCMHRPELENVWGDLQANIEPVKPITMEAHPSLKLTLLPFQKESLYWMKKQEEGPWKGGMLADEMGMGKTIQTIALLLSEPRRKPSLVVAPVVALMQWKNEIETHAEGFTVCLWHGQGRMKAAELKKFDVVLVSYGTLEASFRRQQRGFKRGDKFIKEKSPMHEFEWYRVVLDEAHNIKERSTNAAKAAFALKATYKWCLSGTPLQNRVGELYSLVRFLGADPFSHYFCKKCPCKRLHWQFSDKRHCDECGHKPMDHVCFWNTEILTPIAKYGIEEGGPGHTAFKKLKVLLDRMMLRRTKLERADDLGLPPRTIVVRRDYFSPQEKELYMSLFTNAKRQFATYVGQGTVLNNYSNIFSLITRMRQMACHPDLVLRSKNSTLTDVQEGTVCRICNDTAEDAIMSQCKHVFDRECIKQYLEVKQMRGHKPECPVCHIEISIDLEAEALDLEENTKKARQGILSRLDLGSWRSSSKLEALVEELEKLRHKDCTIKSLVFSQFVSFLDLIAFRLQRAGFNICRLEGGMTPQQRDATIQHFMKNTGVTVFLISLKAGGVALNLTEASMVFMMDSWWNPSVEYQAMDRIHRLGQKRPVKVVKLVIEDSIEDQIVQLQAKKLAMTEAALSSDSDSALGKLTVEDLGFLFKL; the protein is encoded by the exons ATGCCTGCTCTCCGTACAACCCGAAAGTCAATTCAAAGCCAGCCAGAAATGGCTGTTAGCGACTCTATCGACGATATGGAGGTCGATGGTGCTGCTCCTGTCAAAGCTCGAAGGCAATCTGTAGTCGAGGTGTCGATAGCAACTCGCAGGACGAGATCATCAACCAGCAAGACGGTGTCTGTGACACCCAATGGCGTTGATCCGGATGAaacggaagatgaagactgGGCGAACGGTGATGTCAAG atggagaatggagaTTCTGACTTAGAACTAATAGAAGATCAAAAGCCACAGATCGATGGCATCAGCGgcgaagggaagggaaagggaaaagaacaTGCTCAGCCCTTTAACATCGGCAAATACAGTCGTGTCGCCAAAGCGTCCGTTGCCAACCTCAAAGACGATACCCGAACCTCTAGTCGTTCGTCTAGAGCACCACGTCGTAGTAAATCACAAGCATCTgtgaaggttgaggagctTGATGGTGATTCCACAGAGTCTGAGTATGTGGATGATGGCGGAGAGTATGCAATGGATAGCGAGGATGAAGCCAGACAGCTCAAGCGGGCCATCCAAGCTTCTACTAGCAAAGCGGCGATTGCTAATGGGAAGAGAACCAACCGTGCTGCTTTGAATGCTGCTGTGACTCGTGTAGCTGGAC AAAGGAGCGGCCAGTCGTCAACTGCTACCGGCACAACCAATGCCACCCCTCTCTCCGACGATGATCCTGTCCCTTCTGATTCtgagtttgaagaggctgaagaagaagtcagCGACCTATCCGACTTGTCAACATCCGATTCTGAGGTTGAGGTGCCGCTTTCTCGCGGAAAAGGTAGCGTCCGGGGAGGTCGGAGAGGAGCCCAAGGTGGTAAAGCCGCTAAAGCCCCCTCTACCAAGGGAAAAACAGCTGCcaaaaggaaaacaaaaaaattCCAGGGCAAAGGCCGCAAGCTGGGTGGTTCTCattcagaagaagaaaaattCGGTGAGGCTGAGGCGCTTGAcggtgaggatgagtcCTTGTCTGAGCTTTCTGATCCCAACATGTCGTGGCTTGAAAAGAGACAAAtgcaaaagagaaaggagaagcgCCATGCCGCAAGGGAGGCGGCGCctaggaagaagaaagagcgaGAGCTAGCAAAGAAGTTGGGGAGGAAGCTGACGAACGGTGAAAAGAATCTCATCGCTCTGTGTATG CATCGACCCGAGCTCGAAAACGTTTGGGGCGATCTTCAAGCCAATATTGAGCCTGTCAAACCCATCACTATGGAGGCTCATCCCTCGCTCAAGCTTACGCTCTTGCCTTTTCAGAAGGAAAGCCTTTactggatgaagaagcaggaagaaggcccTTGGAAAGGCGGTATGTTGGCAGATGAAATGGGTATGGGCAAGAC TATTCAAACCATTGCCTTACTCCTGTCTGAGCCTCGACGCAAACCAAGTCTTGTCGTTGCCCCCGTCGTTGCATTGATGCAGTGGAAAAATGAAATTGAGACACATGCCGAAGGTTTTACAGTATGTTTGTGGCATGGACaagggaggatgaaagcggcagaattgaagaagtttgATGTG GTTCTCGTTTCGTACGGGACATTGGAAGCTTCTTTTAGACGACAGCAGCGCGGTTTTAAGCGAGGAGACAAGTTCATCAAGGAGAAGTCACCTATGCACGAGTTCGAGTGGTACCG AGTTGTGCTGGATGAAGCCCACAACATCAAGGAACGATCTACCAACGCTGCCAAAGCAGCGTTCGCGCTCAAAGCGACTTACAAATGGTGTCTGTCTGGTACCCCTTTGCAAAATAGGGTTGGAGAGCTTTACTCACTGGTTCGATTTTTGGGCGCCGATCCTTTCAG TCACTACTTTTGTAAGAAGTGTCCTTGTAAAAGACTACACTGGCAATTCTCCGATAAACGTCATTGTGACGAATGTGGACATAAACCGATGGACCATGTCTGTTTCTGGAACACGGAAATTCTCACCCCCATCGCCAAATACGGTATCGAGGAAGGTGGACCGGGTCACACTGCATTCAAGAAACTCAAGGTTCTCCTCGATAGGATGATGCTCCGACGGACCAAACTCGAGAGAGCGGATGATCTTGGTCTGCCCCCGAGGACTATTGTAGTCAGACGTGACTATTTCAGTCCACAGGAAAAAGAATTGTATATGAGCTTATTCACCAATGCCAAGAGACAGTTCGCCACCTATGTGGGGCAGGGAACGGTATTGAACA ACTATTCAAATATTTTCTCGTTGATCACAAGGA TGCGACAGATGGCTTGTCATCCAGATCTTGTCTTGCGCTCAAAGAACAGCACCCTCACTGACGTCCAGGAAGGCACCGTGTGCCGAATATGCAATGACACC GCCGAAGATGCTATCATGTCACAATGCAAGCATGTCTTTGATCGAGAATGTATCAAACAATATCTCGAAGTGAAACAGATGCGTGGCCATAAGCCTGAATGTCCTGTTTGCCATATTGAGATTTCCATCGACCTCGAGGCCGAGGctttggatttggaagaaaaCACCAAAAAAGCTAGACAAGGCATTTTGAGCAGGCTCGACCTTGGT AGCTGGCGATCGTCTTCGAAGCTCGAAGCGCTAGTAGAGGAACTGGAAAAGTTAAGGCACAAGGATTGTACAATCAAGTCGCTCGTGTTCTCGCAATTTGTGTCTTTCTTAGACTTGATCGCTTTTAGACTGCAGCGCGCTGGGTTCAAC ATTTGCCGACTTGAAGGTGGCATGACACCTCAGCAGCGAGATGCCACTATCCAGCATTTCA TGAAAAATACGGGTGTCACCGTTTTTCTTATCTCGTTAAAAGCGGGCGGTGTTGCCTTGAATTTGACAGAAGCGTCTATGGTATTCATGATGGATAGCTGG TGGAACCCCTCCGTTGAATATCAAGCTATGGACCGTATTCATCGTCTCGGTCAAAAACGACCCGTCAAGGTTGTCAAGCTCGTGATTGAAGACAGTATCGAAGACCAAATTGTCCAGTTGCAGGCTAAGAAACTGGCTATGACCGAGGCGGCGCTCAGCTCAGACTCGGACTCTGCACTGGGCAAGCTTACggtggaagat CTTGGGTTCTTGTTCAAGTTGTAG
- a CDS encoding mitochondria fission 1 protein, giving the protein MPTDLPYAAEAESSLSPDELEVLRRQYYKEIEQGHVTIQSKFNYGWGLIKSPSPELETEGVKLLQEIYSASPDHRRECAYYIAVGYYKLRNYAYARKFNNLLLSVEPGNMQAQSLSTLIENAVKRDGLIGIGMITGAVAVVGLIAGSVWKRSRK; this is encoded by the exons ATGCCTACCGATCTCCCGTACGCCGCCGAAGCCgaatcttctctttccccggACGAGCTCGAAGTACTCAGACGACAATATTACAAGGAAATTGAACAAGGACATGTTACTATCCAGAGCAAGTTCAATTATG GTTGGGGCCTCATAAAATCTCCTAGTCCTGAACTTGAAACCGAAGGTGTGAAGCTTTTACAAG AAATCtattctgcttctcccGATCACCGCCGTGAATGTGCATATTATATTGCTGTTGGCTACTACAAGCTCCGCAACTATGCCTATGCTCGCAAATTCAACAACCTCTTACTATCGGTTGAGCCCGGAAATATGCAAGCACAAAGCTTGAGTACACTGATTGAGAATGCTgtgaagagggatggaCTCATCG GTATTGGAATGATTACGGGCGCTGTGGCGGTTGTTGGATTGATCGCTGGGTCTGTTTGGAAGCGCTCCAGAAAGTAG
- a CDS encoding CMGC/MAPK protein kinase → MTIDQSQINFNVPSTYKLEEIVGEGAYGLVVAGTHLPSGTRVAIKRITPFDHTMFCHRTLREIKLLRHFHHENIISILDLIQPESYEMFNEVYLVQELMETDLHRVIRSQELSDDHCQYFVYQTLRGLKALHSADVLHRDLKPSNLLLNANCDLKICDFGLARSSAKPPPGTSEGGQGFMTEYVATRWYRAPEVMLSFQEYTKAIDLWSVGCILAEMINGKPLFPGRDYHHQLSLILQVLGTPTMDDFNEITSQRSKDYLRALEFTRRQDFSAICPKAKPAAVNLLKRTLTFSPSKRITVEEALTHPYVEAYHDPHDEPNAEPLKPGFFDFEFHQEKLSRDQWKRMIYDEVQDPVPTILSQWTANH, encoded by the exons ATGACAATCGACCAAAGTCAAATCAACTTCAATGTTCCTTCCACTTATAAGCTCGAAGAGATCGTAGGGGAAGGTGCCTATGGTCTTGTTGT AGCTGGtacccatcttccctctgGGACTAGAGTCGCTATCAAGCGTATTACGCCATTTGACCATACTATGTTTTGTCATCGAACGTTGAGAGAGATCAAGCTCCTTAGACATTTTCA TCATGAAAatatcatctccatccttgacCTGATTCAGCCCGAAAGTTATGAGATGTTTAACGAAGTCTATCTCGTCCAG GAACTTATGGAGACTGATTT GCACCGAGTGATCAGAAGTCAGGAATTATCAGACGACCACTGCCAATACTTTGTCTATCAA ACTCTACGTGGTTTAAAAGCCCTCCATTCTGCCGACGTCCTTCACCGTGATCTCAAGCCTTCAAATCTTCTGTTAAACGCCAACTGCGATCTTAAA ATCTGCGATTTTGGTCTTGCCCGATCATCTGCCAAGCCTCCACCTGGCACATCAGAAGGAGGGCAGGGATTCATGACGGAATATGTCGCTACAAGGTGGTATAGAGCGCCCGAAGTCATGCTGT CGTTCCAAGAATATACCAAGGCTATCGATTTGTGGAGTGTGGGATGCATCCTTGCTGAAATGA TCAATGGAAAGCCCTTATTCCCTGGGAGAGATTACCACCACC AATTATCTTTGATCTTACAAGTCCTCGGTACCCCTACA ATGGACGACTTCAACGAGATTACCTCCCAACGATCAAAAGATTACCTC CGAGCGTTAGAGTTTACCCGTCGTCAAGACTTTTCGGCCATTTGCCCTAAAGCAAAGCCTGCAGCTGTCAATCTTTTAAAACGAACCCTCAC GTTTTCCCCATCCAAGAGGATCACAGTCGAAGAAGCGTTGACGCACCCTTATGTCGAG GCTTATCATGATCCCCACGACGAACCTAATGCCGAACCCCTCAAGCCTGGAttctttgactttgagTTCCACCAGGAGAAATTGAGTAGAGATCAATGGAAGC GAATGATTTACGATGAGGTGCAAGATCCTGTACCaaccatcctctctcaatGGACGGCAAACCATTAA
- a CDS encoding COP9 signalosome complex subunit 1, which translates to MTSERSYADILAYIDPSQFDWSAYEGTYKGRALITRYTHLVNTCVAYPSQSASELARTALLKLIPLVKSSTWDINTYLWAVSVLFTIVHPGQRWKVSEEMEMDREEDDEGGITKITSRGIPPGEGKEEDGFPDERWITETRDTVAKEVSRLDVELRGYMSNLIKESIRLTQLAFAELAFKVGKVREALNSYAATREYSSTPQHHVDLGLGVVETCLAFNYPAPLSGHIAKLEATLDRLHPPPHAQSKQQAGLSTTASDLRERQAEEGRSQAVRRSVMVRAKVGKGLISASQKDWARAGRELGWIEEDEGGLGDWEGKAISTSDLALLSAFYILASSDRGRIRRALLDRATFKSQLDDSQGWIIDLVGAYVDANYGQVMSLLQYSEPILLLNPFLSSCTRSIISSIETRSIIQYVQPFSTIRIQTMTQAFRMEEDKMLDVVEKLIGDGDVGGKIDLIDNILVMDTLDPRAEMFEKALKAGQKSTELAQASLLRMKLTEAGVIVNPYAESLNTEISGKQQQQPLGPEAAATTTTTAVQVPETAMAEDNSAEDVVMHASGEPNGESVA; encoded by the exons ATGACATCCGAAAGGTCATACGCTGACATCCTGGCATATATTGATCCTTCCCAATTTGACTGGTCCGCTTACGAGGGCACATACAAAG GCCGAGCCCTTATAACCCGCTATACCCATCTTGTCAATACATGTGTTGCCTACCCATCCCAATCAGCCTCTGAACTCGCAAGGACAGCGTTACTCAAGCTAATCCCGCTTGTGAAGTCATCCACATGGGACATCAACACTTACCTCTGGGCGGTGTCTGTCCTTTTTACTATCGTTCACCCTGGacaaagatggaaggtttctgaggagatggaaatggacagagaagaggatgatgaaggtggaATCACAAAGATCACATCGAGAGGTATACCCcctggagaaggaaaggaggaagatgggttCCCTGACGAGAGGTGGATAACTGAGACGAGAGATACTGTAGCCAAAGAGGTTTCAAGACTTGACGTAGAGCTAAGAGGTTATATGAGCAACCTTATTAAGGAGAGCATTCGT TTGACGCAACTTGCGTTCGCAGAATTAGCTTTCAAGGTCGGCAAGGTGCGTGAGGCTCTCAACTCCTATGCCGCCACCCGAGAATATAGCTCGACCCCTCAGCACCATGTCGACCTCGGTCTGGGCGTCGTAGAG ACTTGTCTTGCGTTCAACTACCCAGCACCTCTTTCAGGCCACATCGCCAAGCTCGAAGCCACCCTTGATCGtctccatccacctcctcaTGCTCAGTCCAAACAGCAAGCTGGCCTTAGCACGACCGCTTCGGACTTGCGAGAACGTCAAGCCGAAGAAGGCCGCTCTCAGGCGGTGAGGAGGAGTGTGATGGTGAGGGCCAAGGTAGGAAAGGGGCTTATCAGTGCGAGTCAAAAAGATTGGGCTAGGGCTGGAAGGGAGTTAGGATGgattgaggaggatgaaggcggTTTAGGCGATTGGGAAGGCAAG GCCATTTCCACCAGTGATCTAGCGCTTCTTAGCGCTTTCTATATCCTTGCATCATCTGATCGCGGTCGTATACGCCGAGCACTTCTTGATAGAGCAACTTTCAAAAGCCAGCTCGATGATTCACAAGGATGGATTATCGATTTGGTTGGAGCGTATGTTGATGCGAATTACGGGCAAGTTATGTCTCTCCTGCAGTATTCCGAG CCAATTCTTCTCCTgaatcccttcctctcgtcCTGCACCCgctccatcatctcaagTATTGAAACCcgctccatcatccaataTGTACAACCATTCTCAACCATTCGCATTCAGACTATGACTCAAGCATTtaggatggaagaagacaagatgCTAGATGTCGTGGAGAAGTTGattggggatggggatgtTGGAGGGAAGATTGATTTGATTGATAAC ATTTTGGTGATGGATACACTCGATCCGAGGGCAGAGATGTTTGAAAAGGCATTGAAAGCGGGGCAAAAGAGCACCGAACTTGCTCAAGCATCACTTTTGCGCATGAAGCT TACGGAAGCTGGGGTCATAGTTAATCCTTATGCTGAGAGTCTCAATACCGAGATATCTGGgaaacagcagcagcagccactAGGCCCTGAAGCCGCAGCCACAACCACAACCACAGCCGTACAGGTACCGGAGACTGCTATGGCAGAAGATAATTCGGCGGAAGATGTTGTGATGCACGCAAGCGGTGAACCAAATGGCGAATCGGTGGCTTAG
- a CDS encoding DNA-directed RNA polymerase III subunit RPC4, translating into MSNQPPPALVSAAMQTNRSATVSETSAPSARSTPGPSAGPSGEGAPAGGIQRMKFKPKVPIRRVKTQVSFFFTLREYKADCCFREAETPSEPALVTQPPARGGINGRGRGSGTRGRGRGGAVVSTSIAAGVFGGPRPAASSSRRFTAAAPAARTTDYPSDAEVYSDHSEEDGFPSMRPIDIDMVSTMSESAPTSLYRDRKLTQGKAKGEKDKKDVKSRAAKKKSKENNEDSSRGGVKDEPMSPSQRERDDDAMMSGDEEQDRDERGRRVRNFMQTGGVDEPEVEEVNAAQAVDLSESESEDEEENLKGDFISIDGNDAPENKLFIFQFPHLFPKFNPAGPVDLTNPDGDMKPDIKPTAAQLRAKKNVMEPTPEGRVGTMVVMKSGKVKIVMGKDIVMNVNPGVPATFVQQLVHLDAKQKSAIVLGDVHKNYVVTPDIDLLLQDLYSNGGQTPGDKEVEARVKALRMRGLVKMEDH; encoded by the exons ATGTCCAACCAGCCTCCTCCCGCACTTGTATCAGCGGCCATGCAGACGAACCGTTCAGCAACTGTTTCTGAAACCAGCGCTCCTTCAGCAAGAAGCACACCAGGTCCATCTGCTGGGCCTAGTGGTGAGGGTGCGCCTGCAGGCGGTATTCAGAGGATGAAATTTAAGCCGAAAGTGCCTATTAGACGGGTGAAAACGCAAGTCTCATTTTTCTTCACATTACGCGAATATAAAGCTGACTGTTGCTTTAGAGAAGCTGAAACTCCCTCT GAACCTGCTTTGGTAACCCAGCCACCGGCGAGAGGAGGTATAAATGGCCGTGGCCGCGGTAGTGGTACTCGAggtcgaggacgaggaggagcagtTGTTTCGACATCTATTGCTGCTGGTGTGTTTGGTGGACCGCGACCTGCTGCGTCCT CTTCAAGACGATTTACTGCAGCCGCTCCAGCCGCTCGTACTACCGATTACCCCTCCGACGCCGAAGTCTACTCTGATCATTCCGAGGAAGACGGTTTCCCTTCCATGCGACCCATTGATATTGACATGGTCTCTACCATGTCTGAATCAGCACCCACTAGTCTTTATCGTGATCGAAAACTTACTCAAGGAAAAGccaagggagagaaggacaagaaagaTGTTAAGAGTCGAgcagcaaagaagaagagcaaggaaaaTAACGAAGATAGCAGTCGTGGTGGAGTCAAGGATGAGCCCATGTCCCCAAGtcagagggagagagatgatgatgcgaTGATGTCAGGTGATGAGGAACAAGATCGAGACGagcgaggacgaagagtgCGCAACTTTATGCAAACAGGCGGGGTCGACGAACctgaggttgaagaggtcAATGCCGCTCAAGCAGTCGACTTGAGCGAGTCagagagtgaggatgaggaagagaatttAAAGGGCGATTTCATTTCTATAGATGGAAACGACGCCCCAGAGAACAAGCTGTTCATTTTCCAAttccctcatctcttccccaaATTCAACCCTGCTGGTCCTGTAGACCTTACTAACCCGGACGGCGACATGAAGCCTGATATTAAGCCCACAGCCGCACAGTTaagggcaaagaaaaaTGTTATGGAACCTACACCGGAGGGTAGGGTGGGTACAATGGTGGTTATGAAGTCGGGTAAAGTCAAGATTGTCATGGGCAAAGACATTGTCATGAAT GTCAACCCGGGGGTTCCTGCCACCTTTGTCCAGCAGCTCGTTCACCTCGACGCCAAGCAAAAATCCGCCATCGTCCTTGGAGATGTTCACAAAAACTACGTTGTCACCCCTGATATTGATCTCTTGCTTCAAGACCTATACAGTAACGGAGGCCAGACACCAGGCGacaaggaggtggaggcgagGGTGAAGGCGCTGAGAATGCGGGGTTTAGTTAAGATGGAGGATCACTAA